A single window of Sphaerodactylus townsendi isolate TG3544 linkage group LG05, MPM_Stown_v2.3, whole genome shotgun sequence DNA harbors:
- the POLE4 gene encoding DNA polymerase epsilon subunit 4, with protein sequence MAAVAGAEAAPPAVSTAAAPAEDPELPASSASASTSAARPARLPLARVKALVKADPDVTLASQEAVFILARATELFVETIAKDAYIYAQQGKRKTLQRKDLDNAIEAIDEFAFLEGTLD encoded by the exons ATGGCGGCTGTGGCGGGAGCGGAGGCCGCGCCGCCGGCCGTTTCCACAGCGGCAGCGCCGGCGGAGGACCCCGAGCTTCCAGCCTCCTCGGCCTCGGCCTCCACGAGCGCGGCCCGCCCGGCCCGCCTGCCGCTAGCGCGGGTCAAAGCGCTGGTCAAGGCCGACCCCGACGTCACCCTCGCCAGCCAAGAAGCCGTTTTCATCTTGGCGCGCGCCACG GAGTTGTTTGTGGAAACCATTGCAAAAGATGCCTACATCTATGCCCagcaaggaaaaaggaaaaccctGCAGAGGAAAGATCTAG ACAATGCCATTGAAGCCATAGATGAATTTGCCTTTTTGGAAG GTACCCTGGACTGA